A stretch of Pomacea canaliculata isolate SZHN2017 linkage group LG6, ASM307304v1, whole genome shotgun sequence DNA encodes these proteins:
- the LOC112566579 gene encoding inner centromere protein-like, giving the protein MDSDLKPHNLITLTESKTLLANIFEKFEDDFLWLEDILTECKKTFATACIQLLPKTPARKKQTRKHRHVTEENDEEADGSFMVVRTLTFDQQSHKLRPRAPTVSSSTRVTRSAKAAAKKEEKENTAPQPILDLMKMAGAILPGAEGEGKKTEQSSSSAHESVYSVRQRAQAYEAMLSCRVSSSPVVSPHAASMKVREVRESPIESADSTQDIRRSSATSRFSSCTRKSLKVLASKAKLRSLHGQPSHPRPRSSICQPTSMLDQELQLIPDKSDDTTKVRTHVTEVQAKTSRTRLRLNKAKTMSDNDSSSSTTTYTSEDPTQDVLEKQTIPRGNDKTNKYPESFHERTKRKQASGSSGDEVAATQHACSPSTASQMGTRMRTRTKVRKIEKQEDVVEVEESMFESPHKACAVSTAPDSGSGSNTDMGCCDRKNTETSSPINASSADDSGPSCPNICTNAQVISENLENEDTTSKEDVLSATPARRSKHEEKYSFTIPVENKENSLEKTENLRRATHVLVKNEVAVQEEEPRKEMEVSPPASANPDGGQCETEPKHVEETRMTRTKARKRQAEEEANVSVSKKLCTASPSATNQADLESSSPFQDGKEEDEMDVDDDSDYEDLEPENPPNKHIIRPHSFLANMRKSSLSRSTSLISGVVTSFLKRNTPPHKPTFKVLQQQKKKELQEKERREQERLSRIDEMKKNKVEEQKRKREERMRKVAEMRELRQQKENNLKKSLQEKLQEKLNSTDRMKEDRFKEEREKQRQRLKKQLEAEERRRLEDEERMRKFLEQQEEKRRHEEFLQRKREHEEQERQQRLKEERRRLEEKQAELERERLAERERLRQQELEREREQQKLKEQKEKAAAEERAARERQEMEKKKEREAKLQREFEKLKELEQQRLAKMAAMEEEKRKEEARLNQIIQHHNRNMQNILANINCTVSLSKPTESHSVHNPDSYPITPRHIKKKSSSLETYDIADLCSDDSTDDDQAPRKKIPSWAQGSNFKAALINQEHHPPDLDAIFTYIEPPDLNEMFKVKRPRFNKRTSSAVWHSPLHKPL; this is encoded by the exons ATGGATTCCGATCTAAAACCACATAACCTGATCACGTTGACAGAATCCAAAACACTTCTGGccaacatttttgaaaagtttgaggATGACTTTTTATGGCTAGAAGATATCTTGACTGAgtgcaaaaaaacatttgcgAC GGCCTGCATACAACTGCTCCCTAAGACACCTGCTCGCAAAAAACAAACCAGGAAACATCGGCATGTGACAGAGGAAAACGATGAAGAGGCAGATGGAAGCTTCATGGTGGTCAG AACACTGACATTTGACCAACAGTCTCACAAGCTGAGGCCTCGTGCACCTACAGTTTCTTCCTCCACTAGGGTCACTCGCAGTGCAAAAGCAGCAGccaagaaagaggaaaaagaaaatacagctCCACAGCCCATCCTGGACTTGATGAAGATGGCTGGAGCCATACTACCTGGTGCAGAGGGTGAAGGCAAGAAGACAGAACAAAGCTCTTCAAGTGCTCATGAGAGTGTGTACAGTGTACGACAAAGGGCACAGGCTTATGAGGCTATGTTGTCCTGTCGTGTAAGCAGCAGTCCTGTTGTTTCACCTCATGCAGCTAGTATGAAAGTAAGGGAGGTAAGAGAAAGCCCCATTGAGTCAGCAGATTCAACTCAAGACATCAGGAGAAGTTCAGCTACAAGTCGCTTCTCATCTTGCACACGCAAGTCTTTGAAGGTGCTAGCCTCCAAGGCTAAACTGAGGTCCCTTCATGGACAGCCCAGTCACCCCAGACCCCGATCAAGCATTTGCCAGCCCACTTCAATGCTTGACCAAGAACTGCAATTGATTCCAGACAAGTCTGATGACACAACCAAG GTCAGAACACATGTCACAGAAGTTCAGGCCAAAACATCCAGAACAAGGCTTCGCCTGAACAAAGCCAAAACTATGTCT GACAATGACTCAAGCAGCAGCACAACCACCTATACAAGCGAAGACCCTACACAAGATGTGCTGGAGAAACAGACAATTCCTAGAGGAAATGACAAAACTAACAAATATCCAGAGTCTTTCCATGAAAGAACCAAACGCAAACAAGCATCGGGATCGTCGGGAGATGAAGTAGCAGCCACACAACATGCATGTTCTCCCAGCACAGCAAGCCAAATGGGAACAAGAATGAGGACACGGACAAAGGTTAGAAAAATTGAGAAACAAGAGGatgtggtggaggtggaggagagcATGTTTGAATCGCCACACAAAGCCTGTGCAGTGTCCACAGCACCAGACTCGGGGAGTGGATCTAATACTGACATGGGTTGTTGTGACAGAAAGAATACTGAAACATCCTCTCCAATCAATGCTAGTTCTGCTGATGATTCTGGCCCGAGCTGTCCAAACATTTGCACAAATGCCCAAGTCATATCTGAAAACTTAGAGAATGAGGATACCACTTCAAAGGAAGATGTGCTGTCTGCAACCCCAGCACGCAGAAGCAAACACGAAGAGAAGTATAGCTTCACCATTCCTGTCGAAAACAAAGAGAACAGtttagaaaaaacagaaaacttacGACGAGCTACCCATGTGCTGGTTAAGAATGAAGTTGCTGTACAGGAAGAGGAACCAAGAAAGGAGATGGAAGTTTCTCCGCCTGCATCAGCAAACCCTGATGGTGGCCAGTGTGAGACAGAGCCCAAACATGTGGAGGAAACACGTATGACCAG AACAAAGGCACGAAAACGCCAGGCAGAAGAAGAAGCTAATGTGTCAGTCTCAAAAAAGCTGTGCACCGCATCCCCTTCTGCAACAAACCAG GCTGACTTGGAGTCTTCTTCACCATTTCAGGATG GTAAAGAGGAAGATGAGATGGATGTAGATGA tgacAGTGATTATGAGGATCTGGAACCAGAAAATCCTCCAAACAAG CACATAATTCGGCCACACTCCTTCCTGGCAAATATGCGCAAGTCCAGCCTGTCTCGCTCCACCAGTCTTATCTCTGGTGTTGTCACATCTTTCCTCAAACGCAACACACCTCCTCATAAGCCTACCTTCAAG GTGCTGcagcagcagaaaaagaaagaacttcaagagaaagagaggcgaGAACAAGAGAGGCTGAGCAGGATTGATGAGATGAAGAAGAATAAGGTGGAGGAGCAAAAAAG AAAGCGAGAGGAAAGAATGCGCAAGGTGGCTGAAATGCGTGAGCTTAGACAGCAAAAGGAGAATAACCTTaaaaaaagtctgcaagagAAGCTACAGGAGAAGCTCAACTCAACAGACCGTATGAAGGAAGACCGCTTTAAAGAAGAACGCGAAAAACAGAGGCAGAG GTTGAAAAAACAGCTGGAGGCTGAAGAAAGGCGGCGCCTGGAAGATGAAGAGCGTATGAGAAAGTTTTTGGAACAG CAAGAGGAGAAGCGTCGCCACGAGGAGTTCCTGCAGCGCAAGAGAGAGCATGAAGAGCAGGAGCGCCAGCAGAGGCTGAAAGAAGAGCGTCGGCGACTGGAAGAGAAGCAGGCAGAGCTGGAGCGCGAGCGTTTGGCTGAACGGGAACGCCTTAGGCAGCAGGAACTGGAGCGAGAGCGGGAACAGCAGAAACTTAAGGAGCAGAA GGAAAAAGCGGCAGCTGAGGAGCGTGCTGCCCGTGAGAGACAGgagatggagaagaaaaaagaacgtGAAGCCAAACTTCAGCGAGAATTTGAGAAATTGAAAGAATTG GAACAACAACGATTGGCAAAAATGGCTGccatggaagaagaaaagagaaaggaagaggcTCGGCTGAATCAAATTATCCAGCACCACAACCGCAACATGCAGAACATTTTGGCCAACATTAACTGCACTGTCTCTTTGTCCAAACCAACTGAGAGCCACTCAGTCCACAACCCAGACTC GTATCCTATCACACCTCGccatataaaaaagaaatcatcatcTTTGGAAACCTATGACATCGCTGATCTTTGCTCAGATGACTCAACAGATGATGATCAGGCTCCTAGAAAAAAGATTCCCTCCTGGGCACAAG